AGAAACGACGAATGCGATAGTCTTCTTCCATAAGCGCCGGCACGTCTTTCTTGTTGACGAACCAGTTTGAGCGCCATCCTCTATGAATGCCGAGACGGAAGCCGTTAGGATTTACTTTCTGACCCACTGTGAAATAGCTCCTTTGCTTTAGACGTCTGACACAACGACAGTAATGTGACTTGATTTTTTGAGAATTGGATAAGCACGACCACGAGCTCTAGGCTGGATGCGCTTCAGGGTTGGTCCCTGGTCTGCATATGCTTCAACGACTTTCAGTTCGTTGGCTTCAGCTTCGGTGATTGGTGCCTTTTCAGCGTTGATCAAATTGAACATCGCCGATCTCAAAACTTTTTCTACTTCGCGAGCTGCCGAGAAAGGCATGAAACGAAGAATGGTGACAGCTTCACTGCAAGATTTGCCGCGAATTTCGTTAACGACGCGACGCACCTTACGCGGTGACATTCTGATCCACTTAGCTTGTGCTTTGCTTTGCATGATTACCCTCTCTTCGCCGTCTTATCGCCACCGGCATGACCCTTGAAGTAGCGGGTCGGTGCGAATTCGCCCAATCTGTGACCGATCATTTGTTCCGTAACGTAGACAGGCACATGCTTGCGACCATTGTAGATAGCAATTGTGTGACCGATCATCTCAGGAATGATCATCGATGATCTAGACCAGGACTTGATCACCCGTTTGTCACCTTTACGGTTCATATCCTCAATTCTCTTAGCGAGAGATGAGTGAACGAAAGGTCCTTTTTTTAGCGATCTAGACACGAACTATGTCCTCCTAATCCAGTTAATTACTTGACGCGACGTTTGACGATGAACTTATCCGACGTGTAGTGCTTGCCACGACGAGTCTTGTAACCCATCGCCGGCTTGCCCCATGGTGTCTGCGGCTTACCACCGATTGGTGACTTACCTTCACCACCACCATGTGGATGGTCGATAGCGTTCATGGTGACACCGCGGTTGGCTGGTTTGATACCCATCCAACGGCTTCTGCCTGCCTTACCGATACGAATATTTTTTGCATCAGGATTGCTCAACTGTCCGATGGTGGCGATGCAATCGATGCTAACCATGCGCATTTCGCTTGATGGCAAACGCAATGTGCACATCTTGCCTTCTTTGGCTAGAACTTGAATCTGAATGCCGGCAGCGCGTCCGAGCTGTCCACCTTTTCCAGGTGTCAGTTCGACGTTGTGCACCATCGTACCCAGTGGTATCGAGCGCAATGGCAACGCGTTTCCGTTTTTCACTTCAGCAGTCGGACCAGACATGATCGCATCGCCAACCTTCACACCCAGAGGAGCGAGAATGTAGCGCTTTTCGCCGTCTGCATATTGCAGCAAGCAGATGCGAGCGTTGCGGTTTGGATCGTATTCAACCGATTTGACTACAGCAGGAATGCCGTGTTTGTTGCGCTTGAAATCGATGATGCGGTAGGCGCGTTTGTGACCGCCACCTTTGTGGCGTACAGTCAGTTTGCCCTGATTGTTGCGGCCACCTTTGCTCTTCATTGGTTGCAGGAGTGATTTTTCGGGCGTACTTGTCGTAATGTCCGAGAAATCGTGCACCGTCATGTTACGGCGCCCTGCTGATGTTGGATTGACTTTCCGGGGAGGCATTTGTCTGAGGTCCTTTTCCTAAAGTGTTGTCTTAGCTTAGGCGCTAAATATGGTGAGAGGATCGCCCTTGATGGTAACGATCGCTTTCTTGCTGTCTTTCGGCTTTCTTCCATGTCTCTTCGAACGACGGATGCGTCCTCTGATAGGAAGAGTGTTTACGCTTAGAACTTCAGTCTTTTGGTTATAGACTTCGCTCAACAGCAGCTCGAGTGCTTCTGCAATCTCGATTTTATTGGCATCCTTCAATACTTCGAATGTGTATTGCCCTTGCTCTGCCAATAGAGCTGATTTCTCATTGATCAAGGGTCTCAAGATGATTTGTGATTGACGGCTGTTCATCGGTTTTTCCTGGATTTATCCTGGTCGTTTGACTCTCAATTACGATTCGCTTGAATCTTTCTTTGGCTTAGCAGCCGGCTTTTTAGCAGGTGCTTCGTCAGATTTGGCTTTAGGTGCTTTCGCTTCTGCAGCTTTAGCAACTGGAGCCTTTTTTGCTTTCTTTTCAGCAGGAGCTGCTTCTTTGTCAGCCGTCTGCTTGAAACGATTGTGAATCGTTTGGATTGTGCTTTCTGTGGTCAGCACAACTTCTGATTCGAGCAGGTCCTTCACGTTCAGGTTGCTGACGTGAATGACTTTCAGTCCGTCAATGTTGCGTGCAGCGAGCTGTACGCGCTTGTCTTCGTCATTTACATGATCGAGGACGAGAAGAATTTTTTGACCGTACAACTTCAAATCTTTGAGAGCGGTGGCAACTTGTTTGGTTTTGCCTTCAGTGATGGAAGCGAAGTTTTGAACAACGACGAGGTTGTCTTTCTTGGCTGCCAGAGCTGATTTGAGCGCAGCAACACGAGCCTTCTTCGGCATCGACTGCGAGAAATCTCTAGGCTTAGGACCGAAAGTGACACCGCCACCTTCCCACAAAGGCGAACGGATCGAACCAGCTCTGGCGCGACCGGTGCCTTTTTGACGCCATGGCTTTCTGCCGCCACCACGCACTTCGCTGCGTGTTTTGGTGTTGGCTGCGCCCGAACGTGCATTGGCTAGTTGGCGTACGAGTGCTGAGTGCAACAGACCGACGTTCGGCTCAACGCCGAAAACTGCGTCGTCTAGCCCGAGTTCACGGACCTTGTTGCCTTTCAAATCTAATACTTGAGCAGATGTCATTGTTCGTTTCTCTTAGTTGAATCCCGTGCGGGTCAGTTCCATTTAGTCTTTGAAGGCTTGATGGTCAGTAAGCCACCGTCGCTGCCAGGCACTGCGCCTTTGATCAGCAATACTTTCTTTTCAAGATCGACACTCACGACCTTCAAATGGCGAATGCAATGATTCTTGTTGCCCATTTGACCAGGCATGTGCAAGCCGCGGAAAACGCGACCGGGAGTGGTTCCTGCGCCAATAGAACCCATTGAGCGGTGGAACTTGGAGCCGTGGCTCATCGGTCCACGACCAGCGTGATAGCGCTTGATCGTTCCCTGGAAACCTTTACCGATGGTTTTGCCGTGAACGTCAACAAGCATTCCTTCTTTCAAAATCTGATCGATAGGAAGGTTTTCGCCGACGTTGTAGGCGGCATTGTCTTCCAGGCGATACTCCTGCAATGGTTTCACAGGTGACACGCTGTTCTTTTTGAAAGCGCCCAATTCAGGCTTGTTCAGCTTCTTCTCTTCAACGAGAAAACCACCAACTTGAACGGCTACGTAGCCATTCTTCTCTTTTGTAAGTTTCTGAGTGACGATGTTATCGCCGAGTTTGACAACGGTTACAGGAATGGCAAGTCCTTCTTTATCGAAGACTTGAGTCATTCCTACTTTTTTGCCGATCACGCCTAATGTCATGACGAAATTTCCTTGTGTGCAATCTTTAGAGCTTGACTTCGATATCGACACCAGCCGGCAAGTCGAGACGCATGAGCGCATCGGCTGTGGTCGGAGTCGGATCGACGATGTCAATCAATCTTTTGTGGATGCGGATTTCGAAGTGCTCACGCGATTTTTTGTCGACGTGAGGTGAGCGAAGCACGCAATAAACGCGCTTTCTGGTTGGCAGTGGCACTGGTCCACTGACCGTTGCACCAGTACGTTTAGCAGTCTCAACGATCTGATCTGACGATTTATCGAGCAGTCTGTGGTCGTAAGACTTCAAGCGAATTCTGATTCGCTGGACCTTAGGACCAGCGGCATTATCATTCTTGTGTTTTTGGGCGCGAGCCATCGGCGCGTATCTCCATTTCTGTTGAACCATG
This is a stretch of genomic DNA from Candidatus Melainabacteria bacterium. It encodes these proteins:
- a CDS encoding 50S ribosomal protein L4 produces the protein MTSAQVLDLKGNKVRELGLDDAVFGVEPNVGLLHSALVRQLANARSGAANTKTRSEVRGGGRKPWRQKGTGRARAGSIRSPLWEGGGVTFGPKPRDFSQSMPKKARVAALKSALAAKKDNLVVVQNFASITEGKTKQVATALKDLKLYGQKILLVLDHVNDEDKRVQLAARNIDGLKVIHVSNLNVKDLLESEVVLTTESTIQTIHNRFKQTADKEAAPAEKKAKKAPVAKAAEAKAPKAKSDEAPAKKPAAKPKKDSSES
- a CDS encoding 30S ribosomal protein S10, whose product is MARAQKHKNDNAAGPKVQRIRIRLKSYDHRLLDKSSDQIVETAKRTGATVSGPVPLPTRKRVYCVLRSPHVDKKSREHFEIRIHKRLIDIVDPTPTTADALMRLDLPAGVDIEVKL
- a CDS encoding 50S ribosomal protein L22, which codes for MQSKAQAKWIRMSPRKVRRVVNEIRGKSCSEAVTILRFMPFSAAREVEKVLRSAMFNLINAEKAPITEAEANELKVVEAYADQGPTLKRIQPRARGRAYPILKKSSHITVVVSDV
- a CDS encoding 30S ribosomal protein S19; amino-acid sequence: MSRSLKKGPFVHSSLAKRIEDMNRKGDKRVIKSWSRSSMIIPEMIGHTIAIYNGRKHVPVYVTEQMIGHRLGEFAPTRYFKGHAGGDKTAKRG
- a CDS encoding 50S ribosomal protein L2, whose product is MPPRKVNPTSAGRRNMTVHDFSDITTSTPEKSLLQPMKSKGGRNNQGKLTVRHKGGGHKRAYRIIDFKRNKHGIPAVVKSVEYDPNRNARICLLQYADGEKRYILAPLGVKVGDAIMSGPTAEVKNGNALPLRSIPLGTMVHNVELTPGKGGQLGRAAGIQIQVLAKEGKMCTLRLPSSEMRMVSIDCIATIGQLSNPDAKNIRIGKAGRSRWMGIKPANRGVTMNAIDHPHGGGEGKSPIGGKPQTPWGKPAMGYKTRRGKHYTSDKFIVKRRVK
- a CDS encoding 50S ribosomal protein L23; translation: MNSRQSQIILRPLINEKSALLAEQGQYTFEVLKDANKIEIAEALELLLSEVYNQKTEVLSVNTLPIRGRIRRSKRHGRKPKDSKKAIVTIKGDPLTIFSA
- a CDS encoding 50S ribosomal protein L3 — translated: MTLGVIGKKVGMTQVFDKEGLAIPVTVVKLGDNIVTQKLTKEKNGYVAVQVGGFLVEEKKLNKPELGAFKKNSVSPVKPLQEYRLEDNAAYNVGENLPIDQILKEGMLVDVHGKTIGKGFQGTIKRYHAGRGPMSHGSKFHRSMGSIGAGTTPGRVFRGLHMPGQMGNKNHCIRHLKVVSVDLEKKVLLIKGAVPGSDGGLLTIKPSKTKWN